In Pseudomonas sp. FP1742, the DNA window TCGGTCGAGTACTACGAACAGATGCTGAGGCAAATGGCGCAGGCGCCAGCCGAAGCTTGATTGATCACTTTTCAAACCATCATTTATCAGTTGAGGTTCATCATGAGCAATTCGAAAAAAGTCATCGTTATCACTGGCGCATCCCAAGGCCTCGGCGCAGGCATGGTCAAGGCTTTCCGTGACCTCGATTACAAGGTTGTCGCCACCTCGCGTTCGATCAAACCGTCCACCGACCCGGACATCCTCACCGTGGCGGGCGACATTGGCGACCCGGCAGTCGCTCAGCAAGTCATTCGTGAAGCGATCACCCGTTTTGGCCGCATCGACACCCTGGTCAACAACGCCGGGATCTTCGTCGCCAAGCCGTTCACTGCTTACACCCCTGAAGACTATGCCGCGGTGCTGTCGGTGAACCTGAATGGTTTCTTCTACATCACTCAGCTTGCGATTGCCGAGATGGAAAAACAGGGTAAAGGCCACGTCGTCAACATCACCACCAGCCTGGTGGACCACGCGATTGACGGTGTGCCATCGGTACTGGCGTCGTTGACCAAGGGTGGCTTGAACGCGGCGACTAAATCCCTGGCCATCGAGTACGCCAAGCGCGGGATTCGGGTGAATGCGGTTAGCCCTGGCATCATCAAGACGCCGATGCATGGTGAGGAAACCCATGAAGCGCTGGGGAGTTTGCACCCGGTTGGGCATATGGGCGAAATCGGCGATATCGCTCAGGCTGTGGTGTATCTGGACAGCGCCAACTTTGTCACCGGGGAAATCCTGCACGTTGATGGTGGGCAGAGTGCGGGTCACTAAGACCTGTTTTTTAAACATCAGAAACAACAAAGCCCTCGCGTTTTTGCGAGGGCTTTGTTTTGTATGGTGCACGCTTTACCAGCACGTGCATCATCCGAAGATCGTCTCTTAGCCAACCCGCCAAGTCTGATAACTCCAGGTACTGAGCGGTACGTCATTGCGCCCGAAAAGTCTAAATCCATCCTGTTGTTTCTACGATGGTTAAGAGTTCATTTGCTGAAGTCGTGCTGCAGCCGGCTCTGGCATGGCCGCCAGGGAACTAAACTAGTTATATCTCTATAGAAGATGTCTCTACAGAGGTAAGGAGGTGTCAAATGGCCATTCGTGATACCTATCAGGAAATTGAACAGACCCTGGGTCTGGTTCCGGAGTGGATCAAGCAGATGCCGGAAGGCGGCGCGATCGGATTCTGGGGCGTAGCCCGGGATTTCTGGCTGGCAGATACCAAGATTCCTAATAAGTACAAGGAGTTGATAGGTCTGGCGGTATCCGGGGCGACCCGTTGCAAGTATTGCGCTCTGTTCCATACCGAAGCCGCGCGCTTGTTTGGCGCGAGCGATGAGGAAATTTCCGAAGCCAGCTTTATGGGCTCGCTGACCATGATGGGCAGCACCTTTATTAACGCCCAGCAGATCGACTACGAGCAGTTCCGGCAGGAAACGCTGAGTATCGTCCGGTATGTCAAAGATCACTCGCAACCCAAAGCCGCATAAGCCGTTGCGAGAACCTGCCCTTCGCCAGCTGACGAAGGATAAGTTGATTGCAATCACCAGCGGTGGTCCCAGGACCACCGCTCGGTGGCAAGCGGCTGTGCTGCGAGCCATCAGCGAACTCATGCAATCCAGCGATACCGCCCGCGAAGAAAACCAGGACCTGCGCATCCCCTTCGCCAAAGCACTCCATGACCTCTATGCGGGACAGAAGTCCGACGCCGAGTTAACGGAAATGGTGTTGCTGATGCTGGAAGTGGAAACCGCCCCTTTTATTGGCAAAGAGCCTCAGCCAGGAACGGTATCTGGGGACAATGACCTCTGAGAAGTGGAAAAGGGACAACTTTATGTTCCCAAATGGAAACCATCGTTTATCCCATGGTTTTGAGCAAAAAAGACCTGCACGATTTGAGCTTGCTGACAGCGTCAACCTATAGTGCAGTGCCGGAGTTGCAAAGGATGCTCCAGGCTGATGATTTTCTTCCCAGGATGGATATTTACCCAATGCTCAAGTTCAATGCTCATCTCGGCTTCCAATTCAATGAATTGCCTTTTCTGCAACGCATCGAAGCAGCCGCCGCAGCTGGTTTTCGGGCGGTGGAGTTCCCATCACCCTATGAGTTCGACGCGAGTCTCTTGGCCGACCATCTGGCTCAATACAGTCTGCCATTGATTCAATTCGCTGCACCGGCTGGCGTTACCAAAGGCATCGCTGCCTTGCAGGGCAAGGAGGAAGAGTTTCGCAACGGATTGCTCCGGGCCGCCAGCTATGCAAAGGCGCTGGCATGTTCGGATGTCCATATTATGTCTGGTGTTACGACGCAGGATGACGCAGGGCGTGTCTTCGGGAGCAACCTGGAGTATGCCGTCAAGTACTTCGAGGATCAGGGTTTGCGGCCGCTTATCGAAGTAATTTGTGC includes these proteins:
- a CDS encoding SDR family NAD(P)-dependent oxidoreductase — encoded protein: MSNSKKVIVITGASQGLGAGMVKAFRDLDYKVVATSRSIKPSTDPDILTVAGDIGDPAVAQQVIREAITRFGRIDTLVNNAGIFVAKPFTAYTPEDYAAVLSVNLNGFFYITQLAIAEMEKQGKGHVVNITTSLVDHAIDGVPSVLASLTKGGLNAATKSLAIEYAKRGIRVNAVSPGIIKTPMHGEETHEALGSLHPVGHMGEIGDIAQAVVYLDSANFVTGEILHVDGGQSAGH
- a CDS encoding carboxymuconolactone decarboxylase family protein — encoded protein: MAIRDTYQEIEQTLGLVPEWIKQMPEGGAIGFWGVARDFWLADTKIPNKYKELIGLAVSGATRCKYCALFHTEAARLFGASDEEISEASFMGSLTMMGSTFINAQQIDYEQFRQETLSIVRYVKDHSQPKAA
- a CDS encoding hydroxypyruvate isomerase family protein, which codes for MLKFNAHLGFQFNELPFLQRIEAAAAAGFRAVEFPSPYEFDASLLADHLAQYSLPLIQFAAPAGVTKGIAALQGKEEEFRNGLLRAASYAKALACSDVHIMSGVTTQDDAGRVFGSNLEYAVKYFEDQGLRPLIEVICAQEMPGYYMADFSKAQQVLETFPSVGLILDLYHAQLLTGDAADILARFYDRTVHVQIADCPGRHEPGTGSIDFAALFAALEQRGYTGWIGCEYRPSGSTVASLDWIRQLSA